One region of Salvelinus namaycush isolate Seneca chromosome 3, SaNama_1.0, whole genome shotgun sequence genomic DNA includes:
- the LOC120031776 gene encoding transforming growth factor beta activator LRRC32-like isoform X2, which yields MAAYLWLVLAIVSDVAESLLHPSRQLSPCQMVQNDVYCNDLNLRTVPAKLPHGIQKLDLSRNLLQNLTQEVLSIYTTVHHLNLHSNKIQFIQPGLFKDMTNLQVLDLSSNYLDVFAVLKTSIGPLVAVKRLDLSGNGLYTGMTDFFLSEAPELINLSLNGNSITKVGKETFCGSLALRNIDLHNNVILEIDDGAFDSLIHLSELDLSINSITCITDFNLSQLKVLNLSRNSMECFQTTDSDLEYELLYLDLRENKIHYFPVLPRKNKLMYLDLSRNRLMSINTTGTADEMEHFRDTFVPHTQSGGTSRHQDLSRLMYLNMSYNQINSIPQSFFCSMVSLEHLNISNNCIMAFSVDQESPLNSLKTLDLSYNALQKLSFGENTLRSLQELFLQGNVLRNMDSGPFQRLPSIRGLHLQQNYLKVCPSQQKPPQTDHNSQDPSGCVSFASIPSLHFLNLSGNSLEVLPPYAFNGTMLRLLDLSLNPGLDIHQNSFSGLEKSLTHLSLRENHITELNTDLSLLSSLKFVDLSTNKLSALPLWNKEPSIESLNLQNNNLVALEHDTVVVLERTLKTLYMGSNPLSCCSNPRFLNMLQRSNVVVPDIATVTCQYMENSELVELNIRSVTQEQCQKLDSKSASIIVIVVMALVLIVVLVVLSKVCHLRRRKLNSSFRA from the exons ATGGCAGCCTacctctggctggtcctggccaTTGTCAGTGATGTGGCAGAATCCTTGTTACATCCCTCACGCCAGCTCTCCCCCTGCCAAATG GTACAGAATGATGTGTACTGCAACGATCTGAACCTGAGGACCGTTCCAGCCAAGCTTCCTCATGGCATCCAAAAGCTGGACCTATCTCGGAACCTTCTACAGAACCTTACCCAAGAGGTTCTATCAATCTACACCACCGTTCATCATCTGAACCTCCACTCCAACAAGATCCAGTTCATCCAGCCGGGTCTGTTCAAAGACATGACCAATCTGCAAGTGCTGGACCTCTCCAGTAATTACTTGGATGTTTTTGCTGTTTTGAAAACCAGCATTGGGCCTCTTGTGGCCGTGAAGAGGCTTGACCTCTCAGGCAATGGCCTGTACACAGGGATGACTGACTTTTTTCTCAGTGAAGCCCCAGAACTCATTAACCTTTCTCTGAATGGCAATAGTATCACCAAAGTGGGCAAGGAGACCTTTTGCGGATCTTTGGCCTTGAGAAACATTGACCTTCACAACAATGTCATCTTAGAGATCGATGATGGAGCATTTGACTCACTGATCCATCTGTCCGAGCTTGATTTGTCCATTAACTCCATCACTTGTATCACTGACTTTAACCTTTCCCAACTGAAGGTGCTGAACCTCAGTAGGAACAGCATGGAGTGCTTCCAAACCACAGACTCAGACCTAGAGTATGAGCTCCTCTACCTCGACCTGAGGGAAAACAAGATCCACTACTTCCCCGTTCTCCCAAGAAAAAACAAGCTCATGTACCTGGATTTGTCCAGGAACCGCCTGATGAGCATCAACACCACGGGGACAGCGGATGAGATGGAGCACTTCAGAGACACGTTTGTGCCTCACACACAGTCAGGTGGAACCAGCCGACACCAGGACCTCTCAAGGCTTATGTACCTCAACATGAGCTACAACCAGATCAATAGCATACCGCAGTCTTTCTTCTGCAGCATGGTGTCTCTTGAGCACCTCAACATCAGTAATAATTGTATCATGGCCTTTTCTGTAGATCAGGAGAGCCCTCTGAACTCTCTGAAGACCCTGGACCTGAGTTACAATGCCCTACAGAAACTCTCGTTTGGTGAGAACACCCTAAGGTCACTGCAGGAACTCTTCTTACAAGGGAATGTTCTCAGAAACATGGACTCTGGACCATTCCAAAGACTGCCCAGCATCAGAGGCCTTCACCTCCAGCAGAACTACCTGAAAGTCTGCCCCTCACAGCAAAAACCACCACAGACAGACCACAACTCCCAGGATCCATCAGGATGTGTCTCCTTTGCGTCCATACCAAGCTTGCACTTCTTGAACCTCTCTGGAAACAGTCTTGAAGTTCTGCCACCGTATGCCTTCAATGGCACCATGCTCAGGTTGCTGGACCTGTCCCTAAACCCAGGCTTGGATATTCACCAGAATTCATTCTCTGGTCTGGAAAAGTCCCTAACTCACCTATCATTGAGAGAGAACCACATCACAGAACTGAACACAGACCTTTCCCTGCTAAGCAGTCTCAAATTTGTGGACCTGTCCACCAACAAGCTGAGCGCTCTCCCCTTGTGGAACAAGGAGCCCTCCATAGAGTCCCTGAACCTGCAGAACAACAACCTAGTCGCCCTGGAGCACGACACGGTCGTGGTCCTGGAGCGGACGCTCAAAACCCTTTACATGGGCTCGAACCCTCTCAGTTGCTGTAGCAACCCCCGCTTCCTCAACATGCTCCAACGCTCCAATGTGGTCGTCCCGGACATCGCCACAGTAACCTGCCAGTACATGGAGAATTCAGAGCTAGTGGAGTTGAACATTAGGAGTGTTACACAGGAACAGTGTCAGAAGCTGGACAGTAAGAGCGCTAGCATCATCGTCATTGTGGTGATGGCTTTGGTGCTGATCGTGGTGCTGGTGGTGCTCTCCAAGGTGTGCCATCTCAGGAGGCGTAAGCTCAACAGTAGCTTCAGGGCCTGA
- the LOC120031776 gene encoding transforming growth factor beta activator LRRC32-like isoform X1, with the protein MSALSLLTSPLSVCHSTMAAYLWLVLAIVSDVAESLLHPSRQLSPCQMVQNDVYCNDLNLRTVPAKLPHGIQKLDLSRNLLQNLTQEVLSIYTTVHHLNLHSNKIQFIQPGLFKDMTNLQVLDLSSNYLDVFAVLKTSIGPLVAVKRLDLSGNGLYTGMTDFFLSEAPELINLSLNGNSITKVGKETFCGSLALRNIDLHNNVILEIDDGAFDSLIHLSELDLSINSITCITDFNLSQLKVLNLSRNSMECFQTTDSDLEYELLYLDLRENKIHYFPVLPRKNKLMYLDLSRNRLMSINTTGTADEMEHFRDTFVPHTQSGGTSRHQDLSRLMYLNMSYNQINSIPQSFFCSMVSLEHLNISNNCIMAFSVDQESPLNSLKTLDLSYNALQKLSFGENTLRSLQELFLQGNVLRNMDSGPFQRLPSIRGLHLQQNYLKVCPSQQKPPQTDHNSQDPSGCVSFASIPSLHFLNLSGNSLEVLPPYAFNGTMLRLLDLSLNPGLDIHQNSFSGLEKSLTHLSLRENHITELNTDLSLLSSLKFVDLSTNKLSALPLWNKEPSIESLNLQNNNLVALEHDTVVVLERTLKTLYMGSNPLSCCSNPRFLNMLQRSNVVVPDIATVTCQYMENSELVELNIRSVTQEQCQKLDSKSASIIVIVVMALVLIVVLVVLSKVCHLRRRKLNSSFRA; encoded by the exons ATGTCTGCTCTGTCTCttctcacctcccctctctctgtgtgtcacaGCACCATGGCAGCCTacctctggctggtcctggccaTTGTCAGTGATGTGGCAGAATCCTTGTTACATCCCTCACGCCAGCTCTCCCCCTGCCAAATG GTACAGAATGATGTGTACTGCAACGATCTGAACCTGAGGACCGTTCCAGCCAAGCTTCCTCATGGCATCCAAAAGCTGGACCTATCTCGGAACCTTCTACAGAACCTTACCCAAGAGGTTCTATCAATCTACACCACCGTTCATCATCTGAACCTCCACTCCAACAAGATCCAGTTCATCCAGCCGGGTCTGTTCAAAGACATGACCAATCTGCAAGTGCTGGACCTCTCCAGTAATTACTTGGATGTTTTTGCTGTTTTGAAAACCAGCATTGGGCCTCTTGTGGCCGTGAAGAGGCTTGACCTCTCAGGCAATGGCCTGTACACAGGGATGACTGACTTTTTTCTCAGTGAAGCCCCAGAACTCATTAACCTTTCTCTGAATGGCAATAGTATCACCAAAGTGGGCAAGGAGACCTTTTGCGGATCTTTGGCCTTGAGAAACATTGACCTTCACAACAATGTCATCTTAGAGATCGATGATGGAGCATTTGACTCACTGATCCATCTGTCCGAGCTTGATTTGTCCATTAACTCCATCACTTGTATCACTGACTTTAACCTTTCCCAACTGAAGGTGCTGAACCTCAGTAGGAACAGCATGGAGTGCTTCCAAACCACAGACTCAGACCTAGAGTATGAGCTCCTCTACCTCGACCTGAGGGAAAACAAGATCCACTACTTCCCCGTTCTCCCAAGAAAAAACAAGCTCATGTACCTGGATTTGTCCAGGAACCGCCTGATGAGCATCAACACCACGGGGACAGCGGATGAGATGGAGCACTTCAGAGACACGTTTGTGCCTCACACACAGTCAGGTGGAACCAGCCGACACCAGGACCTCTCAAGGCTTATGTACCTCAACATGAGCTACAACCAGATCAATAGCATACCGCAGTCTTTCTTCTGCAGCATGGTGTCTCTTGAGCACCTCAACATCAGTAATAATTGTATCATGGCCTTTTCTGTAGATCAGGAGAGCCCTCTGAACTCTCTGAAGACCCTGGACCTGAGTTACAATGCCCTACAGAAACTCTCGTTTGGTGAGAACACCCTAAGGTCACTGCAGGAACTCTTCTTACAAGGGAATGTTCTCAGAAACATGGACTCTGGACCATTCCAAAGACTGCCCAGCATCAGAGGCCTTCACCTCCAGCAGAACTACCTGAAAGTCTGCCCCTCACAGCAAAAACCACCACAGACAGACCACAACTCCCAGGATCCATCAGGATGTGTCTCCTTTGCGTCCATACCAAGCTTGCACTTCTTGAACCTCTCTGGAAACAGTCTTGAAGTTCTGCCACCGTATGCCTTCAATGGCACCATGCTCAGGTTGCTGGACCTGTCCCTAAACCCAGGCTTGGATATTCACCAGAATTCATTCTCTGGTCTGGAAAAGTCCCTAACTCACCTATCATTGAGAGAGAACCACATCACAGAACTGAACACAGACCTTTCCCTGCTAAGCAGTCTCAAATTTGTGGACCTGTCCACCAACAAGCTGAGCGCTCTCCCCTTGTGGAACAAGGAGCCCTCCATAGAGTCCCTGAACCTGCAGAACAACAACCTAGTCGCCCTGGAGCACGACACGGTCGTGGTCCTGGAGCGGACGCTCAAAACCCTTTACATGGGCTCGAACCCTCTCAGTTGCTGTAGCAACCCCCGCTTCCTCAACATGCTCCAACGCTCCAATGTGGTCGTCCCGGACATCGCCACAGTAACCTGCCAGTACATGGAGAATTCAGAGCTAGTGGAGTTGAACATTAGGAGTGTTACACAGGAACAGTGTCAGAAGCTGGACAGTAAGAGCGCTAGCATCATCGTCATTGTGGTGATGGCTTTGGTGCTGATCGTGGTGCTGGTGGTGCTCTCCAAGGTGTGCCATCTCAGGAGGCGTAAGCTCAACAGTAGCTTCAGGGCCTGA